A region of the Desulfobacter postgatei 2ac9 genome:
TATGATCTGTCCGAATACAGTGACGATGAGATCAGGGGGACGGTCATGGCCCGAGTAACCATGCTGCTTTTAAAACATGTATTTGAACCGGATTTGGCTGACCGCCTGCCCGATATTTTTTCATTGTTGAAAGAATTGTCAAAGAAAAAAACGGGTTTGCAATATTTTGAGTCTCTGGTAAAATATGTGTTCAGTCACGTGGATGATATCACTGTGGATAAAATGCAAGCCATAGTGCATAACGCGTTACTGGAAGATAAAGGAGAATACATCGTGACACTTGCAGAAAAATTACGAAAACAAGGTCTGGAGCAAGGTCTGGAGCAAGGTTTGGAGCAAGGTTTGGAGCAAGGTTTGGAGCAAGGTTTGGAGCAAGGTCTGTTTGAAGCTGTGGAACTCGGTATCAGTATAAAATTTGAAGATACAGAAGAGACCAGAGCTATAATAGAGAAGATAAAGAAGGTAAAGAACATAGGTCTGCTGAAAGCCCTGAAAGAAAGTCTTAAAACAGCAGATTCTCCTTCCGACCTAATCCGTATCATCGACAATTGAGAAGTCCAAAGCTTGTTTACTCAAAGGTGCTGGTTGGGGGTCAAGAGAATCTGGGGACATCTATGATAAGTTTTGTCAAGGGGAAAATGTAGGCTTTGTTTTCAAAAAACGCGAGAAAAATTTACGTTTTTTTCAGATCAAAGATTGAGCGCAAGCTCTTGAGTGATGCGGCTCAAGCCCTGTTGAATAAGGTCATAGCCTTCCTCGAAAAGGGATGGCTGTGCAAGCGTCTGCAGTACCTCATTTTGGAAAGTCTTTGAAATAATTGGGTTTTCAAAATACGTGATTGAGGTAATTGAGGTCCACAGCCATTTCCAACCTAATTGCGTAACTTCATAAAATGATTGACTTTTCTTCTTTTGAACGACGCCGCGCACGATCAATTTTTTCA
Encoded here:
- a CDS encoding Rpn family recombination-promoting nuclease/putative transposase, with product MNNDLYHSHDKLFRETWSDLASAKSFLQNYLPGKVLDVARLDTLEICKDSFIEPDLKDYYSDMLYRVEFGESPGYIYFLFEHKSFPDRNIHLQLLEYMVKIWRLGQKQGGCGKLPIVVPLVLYHGRSKWRINENFLSGFNGPVESLVEYIPDFRYVLYDLSEYSDDEIRGTVMARVTMLLLKHVFEPDLADRLPDIFSLLKELSKKKTGLQYFESLVKYVFSHVDDITVDKMQAIVHNALLEDKGEYIVTLAEKLRKQGLEQGLEQGLEQGLEQGLEQGLEQGLFEAVELGISIKFEDTEETRAIIEKIKKVKNIGLLKALKESLKTADSPSDLIRIIDN